From the genome of Thermoanaerobacterium sp. PSU-2, one region includes:
- a CDS encoding DUF4351 domain-containing protein, with protein sequence MYADRLNEEQMKYVINNLKEANFKIYTEEELKKSMEKGMENLVIRLLKKKFNDIPEEYIKLIEDADEKTLLQIADNIFEINKIEDLDKYFNNN encoded by the coding sequence ATGTATGCAGACAGATTAAATGAAGAACAGATGAAATATGTAATAAACAACTTAAAAGAAGCGAACTTTAAAATTTATACTGAGGAAGAACTAAAAAAGAGTATGGAAAAAGGTATGGAGAATCTTGTTATAAGATTGTTGAAGAAGAAATTTAATGATATACCTGAAGAATATATAAAGCTGATCGAAGATGCAGATGAGAAAACATTACTTCAAATAGCAGACAACATATTTGAAATTAATAAGATAGAAGACCTAGATAAATACTTTAATAATAATTAG
- a CDS encoding DUF4351 domain-containing protein: protein MAIDAVELAKKIEDEDEKTYIIGALIGISDKFLTEEYKNKLKGAIKMTKIAEMLIQEGKAEGKVEGKVEGKAELIIKLLNKKFNKIPELYVKRMYELNIDKLEKIGENIFDIKKIEDLDKYFNDN, encoded by the coding sequence ATGGCAATAGATGCGGTAGAACTGGCGAAAAAAATAGAAGATGAAGATGAAAAGACATATATAATCGGCGCATTGATAGGAATAAGCGATAAATTTCTGACTGAGGAATATAAAAATAAATTGAAAGGAGCGATAAAAATGACTAAGATAGCCGAAATGTTGATACAAGAAGGTAAAGCTGAAGGCAAAGTTGAAGGCAAAGTTGAAGGTAAGGCTGAATTGATTATTAAACTTTTAAATAAAAAATTTAACAAAATACCAGAGTTGTATGTAAAAAGAATGTACGAGTTAAATATAGATAAATTAGAAAAGATAGGTGAGAATATATTTGATATAAAAAAGATAGAAGACCTAGATAAATACTTTAATGATAATTAG
- a CDS encoding DUF4351 domain-containing protein: protein MSFLEEHKIRLDNSDNGIYYIDNEWIPVQIIVLSELENVEENYSLMVLSNNMYFKNAIEKVLSSINEAKEYDNKIKLIEAVFRIDPSKVSEVIKMYADRLSEEQMKYVINNLKEANFKIYTEEELKKSMEKGIEKGFEKGMENLVIRLLKKKFNNIPEKYIKLIEDADEKTLLQIADNIFEINKIEDIEKYIVS from the coding sequence ATGTCATTTTTAGAAGAACATAAAATTAGATTAGATAATTCTGATAATGGCATTTATTATATAGATAATGAATGGATACCGGTGCAGATAATAGTATTGTCAGAGTTAGAAAACGTAGAGGAAAATTATTCATTGATGGTTTTATCAAATAACATGTATTTTAAAAATGCAATAGAGAAAGTATTATCCAGTATAAATGAGGCAAAAGAATACGACAATAAAATAAAATTAATTGAGGCGGTATTTAGAATAGATCCGAGTAAAGTTTCGGAGGTGATTAAGATGTATGCAGACAGATTAAGTGAAGAACAGATGAAATATGTAATAAACAACTTAAAGGAAGCGAACTTCAAAATATATACTGAGGAAGAACTAAAAAAGAGTATGGAAAAAGGCATAGAAAAAGGTTTTGAAAAAGGCATGGAGAATCTTGTCATAAGATTGTTGAAGAAGAAATTTAATAATATACCTGAAAAATATATAAAGTTGATCGAAGATGCAGATGAGAAAACATTACTTCAAATAGCAGACAACATATTTGAAATTAATAAGATAGAAGATATAGAGAAATACATTGTAAGTTAA
- the pdxT gene encoding pyridoxal 5'-phosphate synthase glutaminase subunit PdxT: protein MRVGVLAIQGSVEEHINKLKRLDSIIPVEAKDKETLKNIDALILPGGESTAIGKMLNDFDLKDTIIDLYRSGVPIWGTCAGMILMAKHIVNDDKVHLGIMDIKVRRNAYGSQLDSFTAKLSMPDVSKDKIDAVFIRAPYIEDVGENVKVLSRYNGKIVAAREGNLFATSFHPELTDDLSFYKYFLGLH from the coding sequence ATGCGTGTTGGTGTTCTTGCTATACAAGGTTCTGTAGAAGAACATATAAATAAACTGAAAAGATTAGACAGTATAATACCAGTAGAGGCGAAAGATAAAGAAACTTTGAAAAACATAGATGCACTTATACTACCTGGCGGGGAAAGCACTGCCATAGGAAAAATGCTTAATGACTTTGACTTAAAAGATACCATAATAGATCTTTACAGATCGGGTGTGCCTATATGGGGAACATGCGCAGGCATGATACTGATGGCTAAACACATCGTAAATGATGATAAAGTTCATCTTGGTATTATGGACATAAAGGTGCGGAGAAATGCCTATGGAAGTCAGCTTGATAGCTTTACTGCAAAACTTAGTATGCCTGATGTATCAAAAGATAAAATAGATGCAGTGTTTATAAGAGCGCCTTATATTGAAGATGTGGGAGAAAATGTAAAGGTGCTATCTAGATACAATGGGAAAATAGTGGCTGCAAGGGAAGGCAACCTTTTTGCGACTTCATTTCATCCAGAGCTGACCGACGATTTAAGCTTTTACAAGTATTTTTTGGGGCTGCATTAG
- the pdxS gene encoding pyridoxal 5'-phosphate synthase lyase subunit PdxS: MNERYELNKNLAQMLKGGVIMDVTTPEQAVIAEKAGAVAVMALERVPADIRAHGGVARMSDPKIIKAIKEAVSIPVMAKVRIGHFVEAQVLEALKIDYIDESEVLTPADESYHINKWQFKVPFVCGARNLGEALRRIGEGASMIRTKGEAGTGNVVEAVRHMRTINAEIKKLTTLSEEELMTAAKELQAPYELVKYVAENGKLPVVNFAAGGIATPADAALMMQLGADGVFVGSGIFKSENPQKRAEAIVKATTYYDKPEIIAEVSEGLGEAMNSIDIRDLSEKDLYATRGW, encoded by the coding sequence ATGAATGAAAGATATGAGTTAAACAAAAATTTGGCACAGATGTTAAAAGGTGGAGTCATAATGGATGTTACGACGCCTGAACAGGCTGTAATTGCAGAAAAAGCTGGTGCTGTTGCGGTAATGGCACTTGAAAGGGTACCTGCTGATATAAGGGCACATGGCGGCGTAGCAAGGATGTCAGATCCTAAAATCATAAAAGCGATAAAAGAAGCTGTGTCAATACCTGTTATGGCAAAAGTCAGGATAGGACATTTTGTGGAAGCACAGGTTTTGGAAGCTTTGAAGATAGATTACATCGATGAGAGTGAAGTGCTGACACCTGCAGATGAATCATATCACATAAACAAATGGCAGTTTAAAGTTCCATTTGTTTGCGGTGCAAGAAACTTAGGTGAAGCATTAAGGAGAATTGGCGAAGGTGCTTCAATGATAAGAACTAAAGGTGAAGCAGGCACAGGAAATGTTGTTGAAGCAGTAAGGCATATGAGGACTATCAATGCTGAAATCAAAAAGCTTACGACTTTAAGCGAAGAAGAGCTTATGACGGCAGCAAAGGAATTGCAGGCACCTTATGAATTAGTAAAATATGTAGCAGAAAACGGAAAACTGCCAGTTGTAAATTTTGCAGCAGGTGGTATTGCAACACCGGCAGACGCTGCGCTTATGATGCAGCTTGGAGCAGATGGAGTCTTTGTAGGCTCAGGGATATTTAAATCAGAGAACCCTCAAAAGCGTGCTGAAGCAATTGTAAAAGCTACCACATATTACGACAAACCAGAGATAATAGCAGAAGTATCGGAAGGATTAGGAGAAGCAATGAATAGCATCGATATAAGGGATCTTTCAGAAAAAGATCTATATGCAACTAGGGGTTGGTAA
- a CDS encoding O-antigen ligase family protein translates to MAQKAAKKNKVTINVSKRSTNYTNVMNIVFYISLLLLIALPPYFRGMYFDNEFLPTICITSVVVVIWSLMKIIKKEPIISERLDYAAISIIGAYLISTFFAVNIRSAIGEVLKYVDYVFVYFLVSRLANDKKKIWILLNVLVLSSFGVALVGLLSAAGYVNYNGSWVGGRINSTFQYANTAASFLMAFLFVNFALISYTENRYLKALYGVEVFMQLYAYVFTLSRGAWVMFPFLFLFLIIMMPKGKRVEPFIYLIGIIVASALPILKFNSVVNGPKPHNLVMWILVGCILSLLFTYIVSFLVEVVNKISLKIGISIIVIVGVLSTVAGYMVLTTEVPLTLSHSQNEADSGKSVTRFVDVDADRIYVLKYDVMSKNVDNKDWAYDITIESRNDLDQPTKIKDVYDKETFSGEKTIEFSTLKDTKRLAITFTNYFKGTSVTFDKAYIYPKNDPNAVQNIMLKYKYLPENVASRIQDISLTSHSSSERMQFYKDGFKIFKDYPLFGAGGGAWASLYFKYQSYLYWTTQTHNYFMQVLLDTGLVGALAMIFFLVTLILSVIKLYKAELDVEERVLLAAATAGILSIYAHAAMDFDLSLSAVTIALYSLVGIINSMSLGKVHKNIAAAKGRKSYSGYYSFGILIVGVVVMFMSFSLSTALRYAEKGDQFAKTNNVPQAMQYYKSAVSYDPWNAKYRMSYGQTLASIADQTKDAATYQEAMTQEQKAVDLEPFNSQLLAQLGAFYLSHGQIDNGLKYVKKAVDVQPLRPENYQQLADAYNKVGMFYLQNNDKAKAKEYLEKAVDVEDLFNKANSKSEEPKPMTDVTKQIIQNSKEVLKGIQ, encoded by the coding sequence ATGGCACAAAAAGCAGCAAAAAAGAACAAGGTCACCATTAATGTTTCTAAAAGAAGCACAAATTACACAAACGTGATGAATATTGTATTTTATATATCGTTGCTTCTTCTTATAGCTTTACCGCCGTATTTCCGCGGCATGTACTTTGACAATGAGTTTTTACCTACTATATGTATTACTTCAGTTGTGGTCGTAATATGGTCATTGATGAAGATTATAAAAAAAGAGCCTATAATCTCTGAAAGATTGGATTATGCCGCAATATCAATAATAGGAGCATATCTCATCTCTACGTTTTTTGCTGTAAATATAAGGTCTGCAATAGGAGAAGTATTAAAGTACGTCGATTATGTGTTTGTATACTTTTTGGTCAGCAGACTTGCCAATGACAAGAAAAAGATATGGATACTTTTGAATGTGCTCGTTTTAAGCTCATTTGGAGTAGCTTTAGTAGGCCTTTTGTCTGCAGCGGGATATGTAAACTACAATGGCTCATGGGTTGGAGGAAGGATTAATTCCACATTTCAATACGCCAATACTGCCGCATCGTTTTTGATGGCATTTTTGTTTGTGAATTTTGCACTCATATCGTACACGGAAAACAGGTATTTAAAAGCACTTTACGGTGTAGAAGTTTTTATGCAGCTTTATGCTTATGTTTTTACATTATCCAGAGGCGCTTGGGTGATGTTTCCGTTTCTGTTTTTGTTCCTTATAATAATGATGCCAAAAGGAAAAAGGGTAGAGCCATTCATTTACCTGATAGGTATAATCGTAGCGTCAGCATTGCCAATACTTAAATTTAATTCTGTCGTAAATGGACCTAAGCCTCACAATTTGGTTATGTGGATACTTGTAGGATGTATCTTATCATTGCTATTCACGTACATTGTGAGTTTTTTGGTTGAAGTTGTAAACAAGATAAGTCTAAAAATAGGTATATCCATAATCGTCATTGTGGGTGTATTGTCAACAGTAGCAGGTTATATGGTATTGACGACGGAAGTACCCCTTACGCTAAGTCATAGCCAAAACGAGGCTGATAGTGGTAAAAGTGTCACAAGGTTTGTCGATGTTGATGCTGATAGAATATATGTATTGAAGTACGATGTCATGTCAAAGAATGTTGATAATAAAGATTGGGCGTACGATATTACCATAGAAAGCAGAAATGACCTCGATCAGCCTACAAAGATAAAAGATGTGTACGATAAAGAGACTTTCAGTGGTGAGAAGACGATAGAATTCTCTACTTTGAAAGACACGAAAAGACTAGCCATTACTTTTACAAATTACTTTAAAGGTACTTCAGTGACATTTGATAAGGCATACATATATCCCAAGAATGATCCAAATGCTGTTCAAAATATAATGCTTAAGTATAAATATTTGCCTGAAAACGTAGCGTCAAGGATACAAGACATAAGTTTGACAAGCCACAGCAGTTCTGAACGAATGCAGTTTTACAAAGACGGATTTAAGATTTTTAAAGACTATCCGCTTTTTGGTGCAGGTGGAGGTGCTTGGGCATCACTTTACTTCAAATATCAGTCATACCTGTATTGGACGACACAGACACATAATTACTTCATGCAGGTTTTGCTTGATACTGGTTTAGTCGGAGCTTTAGCCATGATATTCTTCTTGGTTACATTGATACTGTCAGTTATCAAGCTTTATAAGGCTGAGCTGGACGTAGAGGAGCGCGTTTTATTGGCTGCGGCAACAGCGGGCATATTGAGCATATATGCTCATGCCGCTATGGATTTTGATCTTTCGCTGTCTGCTGTGACAATAGCCTTATATTCCCTTGTCGGTATAATAAACAGCATGAGCTTAGGTAAGGTACATAAAAATATAGCTGCCGCGAAAGGGAGAAAATCGTACAGTGGATACTACAGTTTTGGCATTTTGATAGTTGGCGTAGTTGTCATGTTTATGTCTTTTTCACTTTCCACTGCATTGAGATATGCAGAGAAAGGAGACCAATTTGCAAAGACTAACAATGTTCCTCAGGCTATGCAGTATTACAAAAGCGCTGTTTCTTATGATCCGTGGAATGCAAAGTACAGGATGTCTTACGGCCAGACATTGGCAAGTATAGCAGATCAAACTAAAGATGCGGCAACATATCAAGAGGCAATGACCCAAGAACAAAAAGCGGTTGATTTAGAGCCGTTTAACTCTCAGCTTTTAGCACAGCTTGGAGCATTCTATCTATCACATGGGCAGATAGATAATGGGCTTAAGTATGTTAAAAAAGCCGTCGATGTACAGCCTTTAAGACCAGAAAATTATCAACAATTGGCAGATGCTTATAACAAAGTAGGGATGTTTTACCTGCAAAACAATGATAAAGCAAAAGCGAAAGAATATCTTGAAAAGGCTGTAGATGTTGAAGACTTGTTTAATAAGGCTAATTCAAAGTCAGAAGAGCCAAAACCCATGACGGATGTTACAAAGCAAATAATACAAAATTCAAAAGAAGTATTGAAGGGGATACAGTGA
- a CDS encoding ABC transporter substrate-binding protein encodes MRGRKLLVFTLILIFVLTSLLFTGCKVKEQKLTKINFIETVHSIFYAPYYVAVNKGFFKEEGLQLEITTAQGSDKAATAVVSGQADIGLQGPETTVYVYKEGKQDYLVNFAQLTKKDGSFLVGKKPEPNFKWENLKGKKIIGGRPGGMPEMTLEYILKEHGIDPKKDVNLVTNLQFTATAGAFMRSDADYVALFEPTASQVESEKGGYIVASVGAAGHDVPYTTFNARKSYIKEHPDIIQHFTNAVYKGMLYVQSHSSKQVAEDIKSFFPDTDIDIIAKVIDRYKSIDAWGTTPQMKPSDFDALQNVLLNAGEIDSKVDPNALIDNTFADKAVATIKK; translated from the coding sequence ATGAGAGGCAGAAAATTACTTGTTTTCACTCTTATACTCATATTTGTACTTACATCTTTATTATTCACCGGTTGCAAAGTAAAAGAGCAAAAGCTTACAAAGATAAACTTTATTGAAACCGTACATTCGATTTTTTACGCGCCATATTATGTAGCTGTCAACAAGGGCTTTTTCAAAGAAGAAGGCCTGCAATTAGAGATAACAACCGCACAAGGCTCAGACAAAGCTGCAACGGCAGTTGTATCAGGTCAGGCTGACATCGGTCTACAAGGTCCAGAGACCACCGTCTACGTGTACAAGGAAGGAAAGCAAGATTACCTCGTAAATTTTGCACAGCTTACTAAGAAAGATGGTTCTTTCTTAGTTGGGAAAAAACCAGAGCCTAATTTCAAGTGGGAAAATCTAAAGGGCAAAAAGATAATAGGTGGAAGACCTGGTGGAATGCCAGAAATGACTCTTGAATATATACTGAAAGAGCATGGTATCGACCCTAAAAAAGATGTAAATCTCGTGACAAATCTTCAATTTACAGCGACAGCAGGTGCTTTCATGAGATCAGATGCAGACTACGTAGCGCTATTTGAGCCAACTGCATCGCAAGTGGAAAGCGAAAAAGGTGGATACATCGTGGCATCTGTAGGTGCCGCTGGACACGATGTGCCTTATACAACATTTAACGCAAGAAAAAGCTATATAAAAGAGCATCCTGACATCATACAGCACTTTACAAATGCAGTCTACAAAGGCATGCTATACGTGCAGTCTCATTCATCAAAACAAGTGGCTGAAGACATAAAGTCATTTTTCCCAGATACTGATATTGATATAATTGCAAAAGTAATCGACAGGTATAAAAGCATAGACGCATGGGGCACCACGCCACAGATGAAGCCATCAGATTTTGATGCTCTTCAGAATGTCTTATTAAACGCAGGTGAAATCGACAGCAAAGTAGATCCAAACGCTTTAATCGACAACACTTTCGCCGATAAGGCTGTCGCAACCATAAAGAAATAG
- a CDS encoding ABC transporter ATP-binding protein, with translation MRKVMIELSNISLNYHTIKGETEAIKDVSFNVYEGEFVGVIGPSGCGKSTLLSIIAGLLKPSNGSIVVNGKVGYMLQKDHLFEWRNIMQNVLLGLEIQGAVNENSIKNVEDLLERYGLSDFKYHYPNQISGGMRQRAALIRTLALKPDIMLLDEAFSALDYQTRLAISDEVWTILKNVKKTAVIVTHDISEAIAMCDRIVVLSKRPAVVKNIYEIHLTCDNRSPIGCRKAPEFKEYFNEIWKELDVHV, from the coding sequence GTGAGGAAAGTAATGATTGAGCTTTCAAACATATCTTTAAACTATCATACGATAAAAGGCGAAACAGAAGCTATAAAAGACGTTTCATTTAATGTGTATGAAGGTGAATTCGTAGGCGTCATAGGACCTTCTGGATGCGGCAAATCCACACTTTTATCCATAATAGCCGGTCTTTTAAAGCCATCAAATGGAAGTATCGTTGTAAATGGAAAAGTCGGATATATGCTTCAAAAAGACCATCTTTTTGAGTGGAGAAACATCATGCAAAACGTCCTTTTAGGCCTTGAAATACAAGGTGCTGTCAATGAAAACTCTATAAAAAACGTAGAAGATCTTTTAGAAAGATACGGTTTATCTGATTTTAAATACCATTACCCTAACCAAATATCTGGCGGAATGAGACAGCGAGCAGCGCTAATCAGGACATTGGCCTTAAAACCAGACATCATGCTTCTCGATGAGGCTTTCTCAGCTCTTGACTATCAAACGAGGTTGGCCATATCTGATGAAGTGTGGACTATTTTGAAAAATGTCAAAAAGACAGCAGTAATAGTCACTCACGACATCTCTGAAGCCATCGCAATGTGTGACAGAATCGTCGTCTTGTCCAAAAGGCCTGCAGTCGTAAAAAACATATATGAGATACACCTTACATGTGATAATCGGTCACCTATAGGATGTAGAAAAGCACCTGAATTTAAAGAATACTTCAATGAAATCTGGAAGGAGCTTGATGTGCATGTATGA
- a CDS encoding ABC transporter permease codes for MYEVSQNISKEHIEFLKKVKRKETAIKITQLSILIAFFALWEIAGRLKLIDPFLFSQPSRMMKTIINLSEDGSLFTHIWVTLSETLIGFALGTVSGIVIAILLWWSDFASKVAEPYLIVLNSLPKIALGPIFIVWMGNGEAPIITMGLAISLIVTIISLETGFKQVDEDKIKLLKTFGATKFQILTKCILPASIPTIMSAIKINMGLSWVGVITGEFLVSKAGLGYLIVYGGQVFKLDIVMTSVLILSILAALMYVLLVYIEKKIIKWQ; via the coding sequence ATGTATGAAGTATCACAAAACATCTCAAAGGAGCATATAGAATTTTTAAAAAAAGTGAAAAGAAAAGAGACCGCCATCAAAATCACTCAATTATCCATACTCATTGCTTTTTTCGCCTTATGGGAAATAGCAGGAAGGCTAAAGCTTATAGACCCGTTTCTATTTAGCCAACCTTCTCGCATGATGAAAACCATCATAAACTTAAGCGAAGACGGCTCACTTTTTACGCATATATGGGTCACATTAAGCGAAACCCTTATCGGATTTGCCCTCGGAACAGTTTCTGGCATAGTGATAGCCATACTGCTTTGGTGGTCTGACTTTGCTTCAAAAGTTGCAGAGCCTTACTTGATCGTCTTAAATAGCCTCCCTAAGATTGCCTTAGGACCAATATTTATAGTCTGGATGGGCAATGGCGAAGCACCAATTATAACAATGGGTTTGGCAATATCGCTGATTGTGACTATTATAAGCCTCGAGACAGGGTTTAAACAAGTGGACGAAGATAAGATAAAACTTCTAAAGACGTTTGGTGCCACCAAATTTCAAATACTGACGAAATGCATACTTCCTGCCAGCATACCAACTATCATGTCTGCCATAAAAATCAACATGGGTTTGTCTTGGGTTGGTGTCATAACAGGAGAATTTTTAGTGTCAAAAGCGGGATTGGGATACCTTATCGTCTATGGGGGGCAAGTATTCAAGTTGGACATAGTAATGACAAGCGTCCTTATACTGTCTATCCTGGCAGCGCTTATGTACGTCCTATTAGTCTACATCGAAAAGAAAATCATCAAATGGCAGTAG
- a CDS encoding NAD+ synthase yields MKIALAQLNPTVGDIKNNCEKIIMNIKEAKKANMDLIVFPELSIIGYPPKDLLYNPDFLETADRALNDMLLPETEGIGVIVGTVTRDDEKDYLLHNSALLLYNGKIVGQADKTLLPNYDVFDEQRYFEPAKKRACIDFKGMRLAVNICEDIWNDKDFWERPRYDIDVLEEQYSLNPDIFINISASPYNLGKHELKVKMVKQISKKYKLPLIYVNQVGGNDELIFDGNSFVINSNGERVSNLKAFCEDLAFIDTDELKYLSPLEDVKEDISWIHDALILGLRDYFRKTGFKKAVVGLSGGIDSAVTCALAVKALGRENVLGVSMPSRYSSEGSKDDARDLAQNLNIEYRVIPIEDVFKSYISIFNRNGDAVGDLAEENLQARIRGNYLMFISNREGHMVLTTGNKSEIAVGYCTLYGDMSGGLAVISDVPKTMLYELAKYINKEKTIIPISTIEKAPSAELRPNQKDTDSLPPYEILDDILKLYIEEDKSISEIVSRGYDEALVKDVIRKVNNAEYKRKQAAPGLKVTTKAFGVGRRMPIAQRFRP; encoded by the coding sequence ATGAAGATAGCATTGGCACAATTGAATCCAACTGTCGGCGATATAAAAAACAATTGTGAAAAGATAATCATGAATATAAAAGAGGCTAAAAAAGCCAATATGGATCTCATCGTCTTCCCTGAATTGTCTATAATCGGATATCCTCCAAAGGACTTGCTATACAACCCTGATTTTTTAGAAACTGCAGATAGAGCTCTTAATGATATGCTTTTACCTGAAACAGAAGGCATCGGCGTCATTGTAGGAACCGTTACAAGAGATGATGAGAAAGACTATTTACTTCACAACTCAGCGCTTCTCCTTTACAATGGCAAAATAGTAGGACAAGCAGATAAAACCCTTTTGCCAAATTACGATGTATTTGATGAGCAAAGGTATTTTGAACCAGCTAAAAAGCGTGCTTGCATAGACTTTAAAGGAATGCGGCTTGCAGTCAATATATGTGAAGACATCTGGAACGACAAGGATTTCTGGGAGAGGCCAAGGTACGATATTGACGTATTAGAAGAACAGTATAGCTTAAATCCAGACATTTTTATAAATATTTCTGCATCACCATATAACCTTGGAAAGCATGAATTAAAGGTCAAAATGGTAAAGCAAATATCAAAAAAATACAAGCTGCCTCTTATATATGTAAACCAAGTAGGCGGTAATGATGAGCTGATTTTTGATGGAAATAGTTTCGTAATAAATTCAAATGGCGAAAGAGTATCAAACCTTAAAGCTTTTTGCGAAGATCTCGCTTTTATTGATACTGATGAGCTTAAATATCTTTCACCTCTAGAAGATGTAAAAGAAGACATATCGTGGATACACGATGCACTGATCTTAGGGCTTAGAGATTATTTTAGAAAGACTGGCTTTAAAAAGGCAGTGGTAGGCTTAAGCGGCGGAATTGACTCTGCTGTCACATGCGCCCTTGCAGTAAAGGCTTTAGGGCGTGAAAATGTACTTGGAGTTTCTATGCCATCTCGGTATTCCTCAGAAGGCAGCAAAGATGATGCAAGAGACCTTGCTCAAAACTTAAATATCGAATACCGAGTAATACCTATTGAAGATGTATTTAAAAGCTATATATCAATTTTTAATAGAAATGGCGATGCTGTAGGTGACCTTGCAGAAGAAAATCTGCAGGCAAGAATAAGAGGAAATTATCTAATGTTCATATCAAATAGAGAAGGGCACATGGTGTTGACAACAGGAAACAAGTCAGAAATAGCCGTAGGATACTGCACACTGTATGGTGACATGAGCGGCGGACTTGCTGTAATATCTGATGTTCCAAAGACAATGCTGTATGAGCTTGCAAAGTATATAAATAAGGAAAAGACAATAATTCCAATATCCACTATAGAAAAGGCTCCATCAGCCGAACTTAGGCCAAATCAAAAAGACACAGATTCTCTACCACCGTACGAGATACTTGACGATATATTAAAGCTGTACATAGAAGAAGATAAATCGATAAGTGAGATCGTATCAAGAGGCTATGATGAAGCATTGGTAAAAGATGTCATAAGGAAGGTGAATAATGCTGAATACAAGAGAAAGCAAGCAGCGCCAGGTCTTAAAGTCACCACAAAAGCATTTGGCGTAGGAAGGCGAATGCCAATTGCACAACGTTTCAGACCATGA
- a CDS encoding DMT family transporter, with product MSKNLKSDIMLLLVTVIWGSTFVVVKNATSILPVYNFLFLRFLIALIVLVIMFGKRLLHIDKKTFAVSIIVGIMLFLGYAFQTLGLKYTTASKSGFITGFNVVLVPILESIFLKAKLSKTSWLSVLLALAGLFLMTANIDLKINFGDFLTLLCAVSFAFQVVLIAKYAPSVDTVSFAIIQIFVVTLSSGILSFVYEKPIIPTDKTVWFALILTGIFATAFALAVQNTMQANTSATHAAIIFSLEPVFSAITAYLVSGEIMTLRSIIGGFLMLISMILSEMPSKDNLRA from the coding sequence TTGTCTAAAAATTTAAAAAGCGATATAATGCTACTTTTAGTAACTGTCATCTGGGGGTCTACATTTGTCGTAGTAAAAAATGCTACAAGCATATTGCCAGTTTACAACTTTTTGTTTTTAAGATTTCTCATAGCACTTATCGTGCTTGTCATAATGTTTGGCAAGAGGCTGCTTCACATTGATAAAAAAACATTTGCAGTCTCTATCATTGTAGGCATAATGCTTTTTTTAGGTTATGCTTTTCAGACATTAGGCTTAAAATACACGACCGCATCGAAGTCTGGCTTTATTACTGGATTTAATGTGGTATTAGTTCCTATATTAGAATCAATCTTTTTAAAAGCCAAATTGTCAAAGACATCATGGTTAAGCGTATTATTAGCACTTGCTGGGTTATTTCTCATGACGGCCAATATTGACTTAAAAATTAACTTTGGAGACTTTCTCACCCTCCTTTGTGCCGTATCTTTTGCTTTTCAGGTAGTCTTGATAGCAAAATACGCGCCATCAGTAGATACCGTGTCATTTGCAATAATTCAGATATTCGTCGTAACACTATCAAGTGGTATTCTTTCATTTGTATACGAGAAACCTATAATACCAACTGATAAAACCGTTTGGTTTGCCCTAATATTGACAGGCATATTTGCAACGGCGTTTGCATTGGCAGTTCAAAATACGATGCAGGCAAATACATCTGCCACACATGCTGCCATCATATTCTCTTTAGAGCCTGTTTTTTCAGCCATAACTGCTTATTTAGTATCTGGAGAAATCATGACATTGCGATCCATCATAGGAGGATTTCTCATGCTAATAAGCATGATTCTATCTGAAATGCCGTCTAAAGATAATTTAAGGGCTTAA